The nucleotide sequence ATGTCTAGAAAAAGCACTTCGTCAGAATATAATTAGCAAAAGGGTTAGCTAAAAGATGAAGAGATTTATTTAAAGGTGTCCACCTTTGTTCTTAAACAAGAGAGAATTTCAAACAAAACTCGAGTTTGAGCTGTTCACAGACATGGAGCTATTATGGCAGCCCTATATATGAGTTTCGTCTCGAATACTGATCAGTTTTTCCCTAAAAGTCAGTATAAAGTAGATGTCTCTAGAAAAAGAATTTGCAGTATAAGTCATATCAAGAAACAAGAACATAATAACACATATAAGAAGTAGATGATTTTAACTCCATTGTTAACTTGTCATTCATAAAACTCAGGTATCTTGATATGTAAAAGCCATTAGCATCAAATATAGGGGCATTGAAACAAGGTTTAAATAAGTTTGTCTAGTAGATTTTTACCTTAAACATGATCATGCTAGCAAAGATAGTGAGAGTCGTGAACATCACATAGTAGACAGGAGAAATCACCGCAGTGTTGAAAGTGTCCAAAGCCTGCAAATCATAGGCATATCAGCATATCCTAGAACTTCAAAGCACTTAGAGAGATTAAAAACATACAAATGACTGCATAGTTTTCTAATCCTATCATTAACTATGCGCGCATGGATGTCAAAAGTTAAATAAGATCCTTGTCACTCAAGTACAAACtcataaacaaaaataaatataagcatACGTATTCAAGTATGCCTTAGATAAATTGAGATTCCAACTGAAAATGAGAAATCCTTTTACAAAAGTACACTATTTTTTTTATCAGACAAAACTATAATTGGGCTTTCTAGTGGCAAAATGGTCTGGTTTGTCATCATCCACAAATGTCCAAGTACAACCTGGATTTTTTTCTATTATAAAATTTGCATTCTGGTTGTTGTTTCAGTTGAAACAGATAAAATCTTATTCATTTCAGTTCAATTTCAGTCAGGTCCAGGACCAAGTCATGGCTGAAGCTCACTTTCAGATGGTTTCTTAGAAACAGTTTTGTGATTTCAATAGAACAGCTTTAATCAAGTTCTGACAATTTCATAAAAAGTAACCGGTTTTAGCAAATATCAATTGGAAAGCTTTCCACAATGTGAAAAATTACATGAACTCCCACACTCTTCCAACCCATAGTTCTTGATCCTCAGAGATTTATTCCTATTAatcaaacaacaaaaagaaatttCATTAAGACCTCTTTAGTCTCTTGTAGATCCAAGTCTGTTAATACAAATGGAGATCGTGTTGAAGCCCGCATGTATATATAAACACATCGAAAAGATGAGAACAATATCCTTTTTTTCCTAATCATCAGAAATTCTAAATGTACATAACGAATTGACTAGCATGAATACAGACAAGTTACCTTGTTCAGGTAGTTCAACTGCAGGAGACAACAAATTACCACAACAACTGTAAAGAACCAAGTCTGAACAAATACAAATTGGTTCATTCCAGAAAATGTGAGCTTCAAGGCAATGCCCAATGCTTTGACACTCATAACCTGTGTAAACAAACAAACAATAAaaaatgaattttcttttattaagATTGAATCTAGCTGTGAAGGTAGTTGAACATACCGTCAGAGAGCCCATCATTGAACAAATCCCAACATATACAACCATATGCGTTTGACCATAACGTGGAGCGAATCGGATAATTAGGACAAGTACCACAATGACAACTACACATGAATAAACAATGAACCCTGTAAAAACAAAATTCATTGGTCAGAATGTTACAGAAGTGACAAAAAATTACATGGCATGATGGAAACATGTGGACAAATTATACATCAGTGTCAGTTACGATTATGTTCACACTGATATAGTTGAAGTCTGCACTGGACATATCACTGTAGAAGATAAAAAGTTGATGTAGTTATTCCTAGTGGCAACTATTACTTTTGGTACCTGGTTCTGTAGCTAGGTTCCAAACTTGCTTCACTGACTCGATGTTTATCTCCTTTGGTGCATGTAGAACTATGTTTGTAGATCCCACAACACAAAGAATGCAACCAAGGACACCAAATACGTGCAGTTTTTCATCCAAAACAAAATGTGCTAGCACTGCACTGCATGAGAATAGATTTAAGGAGAAAGAGGGATCAAGCAATTATTGAGCATGGACATATCTAACAGAGTAGTACGTGTGGACTGTGGTACCTGACTATAATACTCAAAGCTCCCAAAGGAGTAACAAGTATTGCTGGAGCAAATGCGTAAGCAGCAAAATTAGCTATCTCACCAACAATCACTGAAAGAAAAAGAAGCAAAGTAACACATCAAATTGAGCAAGAAATGAGAGATAAAAGAGCTCAAGAAGAACTAATTTTGACTGAGTAAGAACAGCGTTACAAATTTATCCCAGGACATgacataaaagacagaaacttttAATAAAAAGTGGCAATTATCAGTTTAAAGCTATAAGTGCTGTTCATCGGTATTGAACATCTCTATGGCAAAAGATGATTTGACAAGAGTTATATCAACTATTACGAAAATATTATGGTACAATGTATTTACAATCCCTCATATGGTTATAATTTTTATAGACAGGATAAACAAAAGATATCCTCCAGTTAGCAATGACCCTGTCAGGATAGAACTCAAAGGACGAAAATATTCCTGAGATGTTTTTACTTCTATCTACCCAATTACATCAGAAACGTATTATTATAAGATAGGTAATATATTGCTAGAACCTACTAAATATAAATATCTACTACTGCAGGTGAGATTTGGTCtctaggcaatcaatgctaatgcATAAATTGGGCGGTAAACTGGTTATTAGGATAATTTGATTCTATTTGATTTCAGGTTGCAGTAGTTGCGATTAAGCTACACTGGCCATGGAGAAAGGAAAACATGTGCAGCCCATTTAAGTTTGAGACAACCTGCTTAAACTTTGTTTATACCGACTAAGTTGATGCAACAAATACTAATAGTCTTTTCTTTAAACAAGCTATTATGTCTACAGAAACAAATAACATCGGCAAGGCATTGAATAATCTTACTTCAATTATCATTTATCACAGTATTGCTGCAGAGATGCTAATTGCTAAATAAAACATGACAAACAAGctaaaattaatgatctaattgaTAAGAAAAcactaaataatattaagaaaataaaattgaaaatattaaaattttattattggtGTTCAGAATTGGCCTAAGCTTCAACAAAACCTTTTAGGTTTCGTATTGAGTATGGCCTTTTATAAGTATAATGTCAAAGTCGAAGGGTATTATCCAATCAAGAACAAAAAAAACTTGATAAGAAGTACTGAAAATTGTCAGAAAACTTCAAACTAATCTAAAacagacaaaagaaaaaaaagctccTTTTTCAGGTTCCACAGTATTAACTCATCTCATACCATTCTTTCTTCGTCCTCACCGTATCCTGTTCTCTTTAAGAAGTCCTCACCTTCCCCTTGTTAGTGGTTTCTGTAGTCTTCACATTTATCTTCATTTCTTCCTACATTACATTGCTAGAATTCATCCCAttccctcttctttctctttccctacTATCTATCTATGCGTCTCTTTTTGTCAATATACATGCAAACACAAATACAACCAtattgatgatattgttttaataTAAACATACTGATACAATAAACTTTACAACAAAAGGAGCAGCCCATAGATATGGACTGCATCCTCCTGAAAGTTTAATGCACTGATAGTGCACTAATGGCTCTTTGCTCTATCCCTGTTTCTATCGGGAGCTAAAATTTGCACCAAAACAAATCAGCTTGTAAATTTCTACTAACACTTCAACA is from Musa acuminata AAA Group cultivar baxijiao chromosome BXJ3-8, Cavendish_Baxijiao_AAA, whole genome shotgun sequence and encodes:
- the LOC135645606 gene encoding probable magnesium transporter NIPA2; its protein translation is MAMSADNIRGFALALSSSVFIGSSFIVKKIGLKKAGMYGVRAGSGGFSYLYEPFWWLGMITMIVGEIANFAAYAFAPAILVTPLGALSIIVSAVLAHFVLDEKLHVFGVLGCILCVVGSTNIVLHAPKEINIESVKQVWNLATEPGFIVYSCVVVIVVLVLIIRFAPRYGQTHMVVYVGICSMMGSLTVMSVKALGIALKLTFSGMNQFVFVQTWFFTVVVVICCLLQLNYLNKALDTFNTAVISPVYYVMFTTLTIFASMIMFKDWASQNASQIVTELCGFVTILSGTFLLHKTKDMGNSMNKEPIIFSETELSHH